TGCTGAATCCCGGAGCGGGTGTGGTGACCTCCCGCGGGCTTATTCGTTATGTCGTCACCGAATACGGCGTCGCGTACCTGCATGGCAAGAACATCCGTCAGCGCGCCGAAGCTCTGATTTCAATTGCTCATCCCAAGTTTCGAAATGAACTGTACGAGTACTGCGAGCGCACCGGTTGGTGTCAGCGTCAAACCGCCGACACGCTCGCCGTCGCGAGGTGAAGAATGGCAGTAAAAGGTAGCGTAACCATTAACACCGACGAGTGTAAGGGCTGCGGACTTTGTGTGGAGTCTTGCCCACCGAAGAAGCTCCACCTCGCGGAAGGTCTCAACCAGTACGGCATTCACCCCGCTGTGTATGCCGGAGAAGGCTGCACCGGATGCGGCATCTGCTTCTACTGCTGTCCGGAGCCGGGCGCGATAACCGTTTATCGCGAACAGGCCGTCAAAAAAGCCCCGGAGGTCGACTATGCGACAGTTGTGTAAGGGCAATGTCGCCATCGTGAAAGGCGCCGTCCTCGCCGGATGTCGCGCTTACTATGGATATCCCATTACGCCGGCCAGCGAAATCGCTGAATACGCGGCGCTTTATTTGCCGCAGGTTGGCGGCACATTCGTGCAGGCAGAATCGGAAGTTGCTGCCATCAACATGGTGTACGGCGCTGCCGCTGCCGGCGAGCGCGTAATGACCGCTTCTTCCGGACCGGGCATGAGCCTTATGCAGGAAGGCATGTCGTACATCGCCGGTGCCGAACTGCCCTGCGTCGTCGTTGACGTCGTGCGTGGCGGGCCCGGTCTCGGCAACATCGCCCCCGAACAAAGCGACTACTCCTGCATCGTGAAGGGTGGAGGCCACGGGAACTATAAAAATCTTGTTCTGGCGCCCGCTTCCGTTCAGGAGATGGCGGACCTCACGATGCTCGCTTTCGAGCTTGCCGACCGTTATCGCAACCCGGCCGTCATTCTCACCGACGGATTCGTGGGCCAGATGATGGAGACCATTGGACTCGAAGTCAGCGAGCACGAAGTGCCTTCGAAGCCTTGGGCCGTAATGGGCACACCGGAAACGCGCAAGAACCTGGTTTCGTCCATCTACCTCGAACCTGATGAGTTGGAAGCTCACATCCGTAAGCTCGAAGCCAAGTATCGCCTGGCCGAGCAACTCGAGCAGCGCTTCGAAACCTACATGGCCGAAGACGCCGAGATCCTGCTCGTCGGCTATGGCATCGTTTCGCGCGTGTTGCGTTCCACCGTGGAACAGGCTCGAGCTCAGGGCCTGCGCGTCGGACTTTTCCGCCCGATCTCGTTGTGGCCGTTCCCGTCGAAACCGCTGGCCGAGTACGCTTCGCGTTGCCGCTTTGTTCAGGTCGTCGAAATGTCGACCGGACAGATGCTGGAAGACGTGAAGCTGGCCATCAATGGCCGCACGCCCATTGAGTTCTACAACCGTGTCGGTGGCAATGTCCCGACCGCGGAAGAGATCCACACACAACTGCTGGCGCATGAAGCGGCTCACGTATAGCCGTCGCGAAAAGGGAGGCAGCTTTGTCGGAATTTCAGATTACTCACAGTAAATCGCCGCTCTTTTACGATCATTACGAGCGGAAGGCGGAACTTCAACACCAGACGCACTATTGTCCCGGTTGCGGCCACGGTATCGCCCATAAACTGATCGGCGAGGCGTTGCAGGAGCTCGGCGTTCAGGACGACACCATCTTCGTCAGTCCGGTCGGCTGCTCTGTTTTCGCCTACTACTACTTCGATACCGGCAACGTGCAGGCCGCTCACGGCCGCGCCCCCGCGGTCGCAACCGCCATCAAGCGTGCGCACCCGGACAAGATGGTCATCAGCTATCAGGGCGATGGCGACCTTGCCGCCATCGGTACCGCTGAGATCATTCATGCCGCAAATCGCGGTGAGAACATCACCGTCTTCTTCGTGAACAACAATATCTACGGCATGACTGGCGGCCAACTCGCGCCCACCACAATGGTCGGCGAGAAGAGCACCACCAGTCCATGGGGACGCCGTCCCGGCAACGAAGGCTTCCCTATCCATGTCGCTGAATTGCTGTCTACGCTCGAAGCTCCCGTCTACATCGAGCGCGTGGCGCTGAACGACCCCAAGAACATCATGAAGGCCCGCAAAGCAATCCGGAAAGCACTTGAGCTTCAAAAGAACAAAGCCGGATTCTCGCTGGTCGAAATCCTCTCGCCCTGTCCCACTATCTGGAAGAAAGATCCAGTCGTCGCTCGCAATTGGATCACCGAAAAGATGATTCCGCAGTTCCCTCTGAACACCTTCCGCGACAGGAAGGCGGACATCCCTGTCATCCCCGTGCCGCAGCGCCCGATCGCCGAGGCCATCGAGATCGCGGATGATGGCGTCAAGGCACCACGCGCAAAACATAAGACCCGTGACGTGAAGATCAAGTGCGCTGGGTTCGGCGGGCAAGGCGTACTTACACTCGGGATCCTCCTCGCCGAGATGGGAATGCGCGAAGACCTCGAAGTTTCGTGGCTGCCTTCGTATGGTCCGGAAATGCGCAGCGGCAGCGCCCACTGTCATGTGTGCCTGTCACACGAGCGCATTGGATCTCCGCTCATCTCCTCACCCGATGTGCTCGTGGCGATGAACGAAATCTCTCTGCGCAAATTCGCTCCACAAGTCGCAGCAGGTGGAACGATTCTCTACAACCGCGACTCGTTGCCACCAGACTTCTCTGCTCCGCAGGCTCGCATTATCTGCATTCCTGCCTCGGAGATTGCGGACAAACTTGGCAGCGCCAAGGTGCAGAACGTCGTAATGCTCGGAGCTCTGCTCGAGGAAACCGAGTGTCTGCCCTTGGATATGGCGGAAGCTGTACTCAACTCCACCGTGAAACGCAAAGAGTTCATGGAAATGAACCGGAAGGCCCTTGCTGCGGGCCGCCAATTCATTGACGACCAGGTTCGCGTCGGTGCCGTTTCGCAACCCGACGGGTTCGCCTACTAACAAAACTGATATTCACTGAGCCCTCGCCAATGCGAGGGCTTTTTCTACGTAACTGTTCCGGTCCGCAAAGCGGTCTTCGGCAACTTGCCCCACGAACACGAGTGCAAGCAGCAGCGGAAGCCAACACTCCTCCCGGCTGCTTGCGCATTTCGGTCAGGCGCACGCCACCTATTCCTGTAGCTAACCGTCCTACAAGTAACCCCAAAAAAGAGGAGTGACTATGGAACGCAACAATGGACTCATGTTGCTGGCCGGACTGGCTATTGGCGCGGGAGCGATGGCGCTGATTGATCCCGGCCGCGGAGCACGACGCCGATCATGGCTCAGAGACAAACTCTCCCGCGGTGCACACAGCTCCAACCGGCAGATCGACAAAAAGGCACGGCATATTCGGAACGAGGCTTTCGGAGCAATCTCCGAAAGGAAGGCTCGTTTATTCAACCGGCACGTTCCCGACGAAATTCTCGAAGAACGCGTGAAAGCGCAGATCGGTCACGTGCTTTCGCATTGCAGTGTTGACGTCCGTGCGCACGGTGGGCACGTAACCATTGAAGGTCCGGTGCTGCGCGGAGAGCGGCAGAAGATCGCAGACCGATTGGATGTTACCAGGGGAGTTCGCAGCTACGATCTGTTCGTTCGCGAGCACGACAGCGACGAAGGTCTTCCGAGCTTGCAGGGAGCCTCGCGCTTTCAGAGGAGAGCTGGATAGAAACCATACCGGGCGGGCCTTGTGCTCGCCCTACTTCTTCGCCATCTTCTCGGCTTGCTTCTTGGTCGTGGAGCGGATCGCTTCTGCTTCAATGTAGATTCCCTGCTCCCGGAGTGCCTTAATCTCAGCCTTGTCCAGTTTCCATTTCTTCTTCATTTCGTAGGTACTCGGGACGCGGCGAATCGTAGCGCTGATGTCTACCGTTTCATCCTCTGCCAACGCTGGCTTGCTGCCCAAGGCCACCACGAGTAGCCGGTTCCCGCGGGGACCAGCCGCGTAGTACACATTGTCCGTGGGACCCGCCTCAAGCTTCACGTCGTTCAGGTACACGATGTAGTTCGCGATCTGATCCGGCTCGTAATCGTTCAACAGCGACCCGAGTTGCGAAGGCGTGTTGATCGCACGTGCCGTGACCTTCGAATCCTCCATGGTCTTCTTGATCAGCAAGTAGCCTGAATAAAACGCAACGACGGAAAGCACCAGGAACACCGCCGCGGCGATCGCCAGTGCCTTGCGGCTGCGCAGGTACTCGTACCGCCACTGCTGAATCCGCGATAAGTCCATGTGGGGTTGGATGCGGGTTCGTAAGTTTGCGGAGCTGCTGAAGCTTACTGCAAAGAAAAGGCCGCGGTCCTCCCGCGGCCTTTCGGCTTCCGACTTTCAGTACTGCTTAACGCCTACGCGCGCTCTTCTTCTTTGCTGCTTTTTTCGCTCCGCCCTTTTTTGCGGCTTTCTTCGGAGCCTTCTTGGCTACCTTCTTTGTTCCGCCTTTTTTGGCTGCTTTCTTGGCTGGCTTCTTCGCTGCCTTCTTTGCGGCTTTCTTCGGCGCAGCCTTTTTCGCGGCCTTCTTGGCAGCTTTCTTCGGAGCCGCCTTCTTCGCGGCTTTCTTGGGAGCGGCTTTCTTGGCCTTCTTCGGAGCAGCGGGCTTAGCTGGTGGCGCGGCCGCCGGCGCAGGTTCTTCTTCGGGCTCGGGTGTCACTACCGTCTCGGTGGATACGCTCTCGCTGATCGTCCCCGCTACAGGTTCCTCGTCCTCTTCCTCTTCTTCGTCTTCAAATTCTTCTTCTTCGTCGAGGTTATCGTCGTACATATCGTTATCGCTGAATTCGTCCATATCATCATCGCGACCGTACAGGGTCTCGTCGTAGAAACTCATCTTTCCTCCTGGTTGTTAGCGCACTCGGAGTCACAGCTGCGAGCTTGGCTGCACAAAAACAAAGACCAATACTGCGAAAATCGGCGCGGATTATAGCACACGGAAATTCGCCCCGACTAAGTCAAACCTAGCCTAATCCAGAACATAGTCATTCATGAATTTTTATTTCGGGAATGGGATGATTACTGTCCTGTTTTCACAATGAGAACGTCACCGGCGTGCAACATCCTTCCGGATTTCGCGTTCGCCTTTCGCAGTGCCTGAACCGTGGTGTTGTAGTCCTCCGCGATGGACGTCAGCGTTTCGCCCGGACGAACTTTGTGACGAATCGTTTTGTTTCCAGTCTTCTCGCTTGCCTGTAAGCTGCTCTTTTTGCTGGACTTAGCCTTGCTATGCTTCGCCAATGCGGGAGCAGGATCTGCTGCGGTTGCTGCGGCAGTGGGCCGATAAATCTTCAGGACCCTGCCGGCCCTCAGCGTGTTCCCTTTCAACCCGTTCCACCGACGCAACTTCTCAACTGGGACGCTGAAGTCGTCTGCGACCGAAAGTACCGTGTCGCCCCGGCGCACTTTGTACCGCGTCGGTTTCTTCGAGAAGGCAAGTGCGGAACTGGCCTTGCGCGGGGCTACCGGGATGATCAGCCGCGTGTTTGTAGACAGTTCGTCTTCCGCCGCGATGTTGTTGACCTCGGCTATCGCAGACGTTGTGGTTCGGTACTGCTTCGCAATTTCCGACAACGTCTCGCCGGAGCCGACCTTGTGGTACCGCCACCACACGCGCATATCGCGCGGGATAGTGGCGATTACCTGCTGAAACTTCTCGGAGGTCCCGGCCGGCAGGCGCAGATCGTAGGTGCCGTCCTTCGGGGTGGTCATCCGGAGAAGGGCGGGATTCAGGTCTTGTAGGGTGCTCAGCGAACTGTCCACGCACTCGGCCACCAGGCGGAGGTCCACCGGATAATCGACCCTGACCGTGTCGTAGTTCATCGGCGGGTCGGGGACGAGATGATCGAGTCCGTATTGCGTGGGGTTCTTGGCCATGATGGTGAAGGCCAGGATGATGGGGACGTAATTCTTGGTCTCGCCCGGCAGGACGTTGCGCTTGTAGAGTTCCCAGAAGTCGGCGTAGCCGGTGCGCTGGACGGCGCGCTGGACGTTACCAGGGCCGGAATTGTAGGCCGCCATGGCGAGATACCAATCGCCGAACTGCTTGAATAGGTCCTTCAGGTGGCGCGCTGCGGCGCGGGTCGCCTTTTCAGGATCCTGGCGCTCGTCGAGCCACCAGTTACGTTCCAACCCGTAACCGCTCGCGCGGCTGGCCATGAACTGCCACATGCCGCGCGCTCCCGCGTGCGAGAGCGCAACCGGATGGAATCCGGATTCCGCTTCGGCGAGGTAGATGAGGTCCTGCGGTACGCCTTCTTCGGCGAGGATGCGGCGGATCATCGACTCGTAGCGTCCGGCGCGAGTCAGCGCGCGTTCCAAAGTTCCGCGTCCGCGGCTCGAGTAGAAGTTGATGTAGCTGGCAACGTAATCGTTTAGAACGAGCGGCAGATCGGACTTGGTGCTGCGAACTTCAATTTCCGCCTTGGCCTTGATGTTCGGATCCACCGGGAAGGTGGCTTCGTTGGCTTCGTCGATAGGAGCGGGTTCGGCGGCTTGGGCGGTGAATCCGTCGCCCTGCTGGAGGGCGTGCATTTCTAGTGTGTTGACGGCTTCGACGATTTTGTCGAATTCGTCTTCGAGGCGCTCATCGGAGCGGACGCCCTCGGGATAGGAGAGGAGCGTGTCGAAGGCGCGATCGAAATTGTCTTTTGCGCGGTCGAGGTGGCCGGCCCGATAGGCGGCTTGTCCCTCCCGGAACTCCTTCTCGACCTGGGCGATCAGGACCTCGACGGGGTCCGTTTTGGGAACCAGCTTTTCCTGGATCTTAGGCTGGGAGGGCTGGGCGGTGGCGGAGAGGGTGGGCGCGACGGCCTTTGGCGGCGGCTCGGCCGACTTCTTCGTCGTCTTAGAGGGTTCGCAGGCAGTCAGCCCGATCAGGGCAGCACCGGCGAATATCCATGAAACAAAACGAGAACCCATTCTCTCGCGGCCTTCTACCCCAAAACTAACCCACGACCTGTAAGACGCAGTACTCGGGAAATCGTACTATCGGGTTGTCCGCAGGGTCAATGCAACGAACGACTTAACAGGCATTGTCCGCTAAGGCACTGCCCTTTGGGTACAGCCTGGAAGCCTGCAAATGCGGACTGCTGGTTCAGATGCAAAGAAGATCGCGAGTTGTTGTTAATTGGTGGTCAGTTCGGCGACGGCAGGACCGGCCTGCGCGGAAAATTGTGGGTACCCCCTCCCCCCTCCCCGAGTTAGAAAACAAACGACTTACACGACGGACTATGAAAACAAAGGACTTATAAGTTGATGGTTCTAAAACCACTTACGTTATAGATTTGATTCTAAAGGACTTGCGAGTACCACAATATGTTGTATCGGGTCGTCGGTTTCCGGCTGTCAAAAAGACCGAGTACAGAGGTCCTTCGGCTCCGCCTCAGAATGACAACCCCGCTCCGGGTCAGAATGACAAAGACCAAGTACAGAGGCTCTTCGGCTTTGCCTCAGAACTCAGAATGACAAAGAACGAAAACCATCTACAAATTCAGAATAGCAATTTGGGTGGGGGCATCATGCCAGCTTTCTGAGAAATATATTTGCCGCTGAATCAGTGACTTACGTGGAAAGCGGAGCTTTGACCCCCTTGACACCGGTTTTCCCAAAGCGGGCCGCGGATGTCTCGTCTTTTTCAGGCACCGTGATAAAGGTCGTGAGAGGCGGTCGTTAGTCGTCAGGTTTTTGTCGTTGGCTAAACGGGAGGGCCAGACGTAGTCGGACCGCGCTCCCACGTGGCTGCTTTAGCGAGGCTGTTAAGATTTTCGATATGGAAAAAGAGATTCGAGACGCACTGGT
The sequence above is a segment of the Terriglobales bacterium genome. Coding sequences within it:
- a CDS encoding ferredoxin family protein, which encodes MAVKGSVTINTDECKGCGLCVESCPPKKLHLAEGLNQYGIHPAVYAGEGCTGCGICFYCCPEPGAITVYREQAVKKAPEVDYATVV
- a CDS encoding 3-methyl-2-oxobutanoate dehydrogenase subunit VorB, whose product is MRQLCKGNVAIVKGAVLAGCRAYYGYPITPASEIAEYAALYLPQVGGTFVQAESEVAAINMVYGAAAAGERVMTASSGPGMSLMQEGMSYIAGAELPCVVVDVVRGGPGLGNIAPEQSDYSCIVKGGGHGNYKNLVLAPASVQEMADLTMLAFELADRYRNPAVILTDGFVGQMMETIGLEVSEHEVPSKPWAVMGTPETRKNLVSSIYLEPDELEAHIRKLEAKYRLAEQLEQRFETYMAEDAEILLVGYGIVSRVLRSTVEQARAQGLRVGLFRPISLWPFPSKPLAEYASRCRFVQVVEMSTGQMLEDVKLAINGRTPIEFYNRVGGNVPTAEEIHTQLLAHEAAHV
- a CDS encoding 2-oxoacid:acceptor oxidoreductase family protein, producing the protein MSEFQITHSKSPLFYDHYERKAELQHQTHYCPGCGHGIAHKLIGEALQELGVQDDTIFVSPVGCSVFAYYYFDTGNVQAAHGRAPAVATAIKRAHPDKMVISYQGDGDLAAIGTAEIIHAANRGENITVFFVNNNIYGMTGGQLAPTTMVGEKSTTSPWGRRPGNEGFPIHVAELLSTLEAPVYIERVALNDPKNIMKARKAIRKALELQKNKAGFSLVEILSPCPTIWKKDPVVARNWITEKMIPQFPLNTFRDRKADIPVIPVPQRPIAEAIEIADDGVKAPRAKHKTRDVKIKCAGFGGQGVLTLGILLAEMGMREDLEVSWLPSYGPEMRSGSAHCHVCLSHERIGSPLISSPDVLVAMNEISLRKFAPQVAAGGTILYNRDSLPPDFSAPQARIICIPASEIADKLGSAKVQNVVMLGALLEETECLPLDMAEAVLNSTVKRKEFMEMNRKALAAGRQFIDDQVRVGAVSQPDGFAY
- a CDS encoding LysM peptidoglycan-binding domain-containing protein, with amino-acid sequence MGSRFVSWIFAGAALIGLTACEPSKTTKKSAEPPPKAVAPTLSATAQPSQPKIQEKLVPKTDPVEVLIAQVEKEFREGQAAYRAGHLDRAKDNFDRAFDTLLSYPEGVRSDERLEDEFDKIVEAVNTLEMHALQQGDGFTAQAAEPAPIDEANEATFPVDPNIKAKAEIEVRSTKSDLPLVLNDYVASYINFYSSRGRGTLERALTRAGRYESMIRRILAEEGVPQDLIYLAEAESGFHPVALSHAGARGMWQFMASRASGYGLERNWWLDERQDPEKATRAAARHLKDLFKQFGDWYLAMAAYNSGPGNVQRAVQRTGYADFWELYKRNVLPGETKNYVPIILAFTIMAKNPTQYGLDHLVPDPPMNYDTVRVDYPVDLRLVAECVDSSLSTLQDLNPALLRMTTPKDGTYDLRLPAGTSEKFQQVIATIPRDMRVWWRYHKVGSGETLSEIAKQYRTTTSAIAEVNNIAAEDELSTNTRLIIPVAPRKASSALAFSKKPTRYKVRRGDTVLSVADDFSVPVEKLRRWNGLKGNTLRAGRVLKIYRPTAAATAADPAPALAKHSKAKSSKKSSLQASEKTGNKTIRHKVRPGETLTSIAEDYNTTVQALRKANAKSGRMLHAGDVLIVKTGQ